In a genomic window of Tripterygium wilfordii isolate XIE 37 chromosome 8, ASM1340144v1, whole genome shotgun sequence:
- the LOC120003693 gene encoding membralin-like protein At1g60995 isoform X3: MRLMTFYGWNVQSGKFGVFYFLKFLLSYANLLMQKCLLLQMKPGCSSELSGVKTTDAQLIQIKVTSAGLWSQNESESTLVDVPESETKMDEAQMETLDDEGLTFSAAKFWLNWISGTSRGRMALKFWGRMALKFWKSDTDILEHQAESLTYSESVKATVDEAITKTDKEETRNSFPLSAKETLKAAVIHFGNKWHRRLSFVWRHAVHIIGNFQKLWNITGIHLDLDVPKWLHILHLDRLNLYAVQWLENKSNAFEPTYLYTMEKGYFLLPEAAKSQHNIRTINISISARHSCFGNRWQQLLINRVVGYDTILMNSLQNSPGQGYLYNYQTREFYNLSYTYEPAQGPARFGDYLVTKCGVLMMSLFVFLTTTMSVSFTLRETQTRMLKFTVQLQHHARHRLPTFQLIFVHVIESLVFVPIMIGILFFMFEFYDDQLLAFMVLILVWLCELFTLISVRTPISMKFFPRFFLLYFLVFHIYFFSYAYVFSYLALATTAAFMQHLILYFWNRFEVPTLQRFMQNRRSQLQQHPDYRITSSTILASTLHITRLNTRNPGQVNADLAPLPAALRSESDQATPANGAEAPEVPRRSENGNIEGNPVQIPAQPDLQQAETGPSPGTMNSFSSLLLWILGGASSEGLNSFLSMFRDVRDQGQVYPESPVNENRATGNVQ; encoded by the exons ATGAGATTGATGACCTTTTATGGTTGGAATGTGCAAAG TGGCAAGTTTGGAGTTTTCTATTTCCTAAAGTTCCTTCTATCTTATGCAAATTTGTTGATGCAAAAATGTCTTCTTTTGCAAATGAAGCCCGGTTGTTCTAGTGAGCTATCAGGGGTTAAAACAACAGACGCCCAACTCATTCAAATTAAG GTAACCAGTGCAGGCTTGTGGTCGCAGAATGAGTCAGAATCCACTTTGGTAGATGTCCCGGAAAGTGAGACTAAAATGGATGAAGCACAAATGGAAACTCTGGATGACGAAGGATTGACATTTTCAGCTGCAAAGTTTTGGTTGAATTGGATTTCGGGCACTAGTAGAGGAAGAATGGCATTAAAATTCTGGGGAAGAATGGCATTGAAGTTCTGGAAAAGTGATACTGATATTCTTGAACATCAAGCTGAAAGCTTAACCTACAGTGAAAGCGTCAAGGCGACTGTTGATGAAGCTATTACTAAGACTGATAAAGAGGAGACACGTAATAGTTTTCCTTTATCTGCGAAAGAAACCCTTAAAGCAGCAGTCATTCACTTTGGAAATAAGTGGCACAGACGCCTGTCTTTTGTTTGGAGACATGCAGTGCACATTATTGGAAATTTCCAGAAGTTGTGG AATATTACGGGCATACATTTGGATCTTGATGTTCCAAAGTGGTTGCATATACTTCACTTGGACAGGCTTAACTTGTATGCAG TGCAGTGGCTTGAGAACAAAAGCAACGCATTCGAGCCTACTTATCTGTATACAATGGAAAAG GGTTACTTCTTGCTACCTGAAGCAGCTAAGTCTCAGCATAACATACGAACAATCAACATCAGCATATCAGCTCGACATTCTTGCTTTGGGAACAG GTGGCAGCAGCTTCTCATAAACAGAGTTGTTGGATATGATACAATATTGATGAATAGCTTGCAGAATTCTCCCGGTCAAG GTTATCTGTATAATTATCAAACCAGGGAGTTCTACAATCTTAGTTACACATATGAACCAGCACAAGGTCCTGCAAGATTTGGAG ACTATCTCGTGACCAAGTGTGGCGTGCTTATGATGTCACTATTTGTTTTTCTCACCACTACAATGTCAGTCTCATTTACATTGAGAGAGACACAGACGCGCATGCTGAAGTTCACTG TGCAGCTTCAACACCATGCTCGACATCGACTTCCAACATTTCAATTGATCTTTGTCCATGTGATTGAGTCTCTTGTTTTTGTTCCG ATAATGATTGGAATCCTGTTCTTTATGTTCGAGTTTTATGATGATCAGCTGTTGGCCTTCATGGTCTTAATTCTTGTCTGGCTGTGCGAACTTTTTACGTTGAtcag TGTCCGCACACCAATATCAATGAAGTTCTTTCCTCGGTTCTTTTTGCTCTATTTTCTGGTTTTCCACATCTATTTCTTCTCATATGCTTATG TTTTTTCATATTTGGCCCTCGCTACAACTGCGGCGTTTATGCAACATCTCATTCTATACTTTTGGAACCGTTTTGAG GTTCCAACCTTACAAAGATTTATGCAAAATCGAAGATCACAACTTCAGCAACACCCAGACTACCGTATCACTTCGTCAACCATCCTTGCATCAACTTTACACATCACAAGGTTGAACACAAGAAACCCTGGTCAAGTTAATGCAGATTTGGCCCCTCTGCCAGCAGCATTGAGATCTGAATCTGACCAGGCAACTCCAGCAAATGGAGCAGAAGCTCCTGAGGTTCCACGACGCTCCGAGAATGGAAACATTGAAGGTAACCCGGTGCAGATTCCAGCTCAACCTGATCTTCAACAAGCAGAAACTGGTCCCAGTCCTGGAACAATGAACTCATTTAGTTCATTGTTGCTATGGATCCTAGGTGGGGCTTCTTCTGAAGGTCTTAACTCATTTCTTTCCATGTTTAGAGATGTGAGAGACCAAGGACAAGTCTATCCCGAGTCTCCAGTGAATGAAAACCGTGCAACTGGGAATGTACAATAG